A portion of the Mus pahari chromosome 17, PAHARI_EIJ_v1.1, whole genome shotgun sequence genome contains these proteins:
- the LOC110334563 gene encoding tubulin alpha-1C chain-like → MRECISIHVGQAGVQIGNACWELYCLEHGIQPDGQMPSDKTIGGGDDSFNTFFSETGAGKHVPRAVFVDLEPTVIDEVRTGTYRQLFHPEQLITGKEDAANNYARGHYTIGKEIIDLVLDRIRKLADQCTGLQGFLVFHSFGGGTGSGFTSLLMERLSVDYGKKSKLEFSIYPAPQVSTAVVEPYNSILTTHTTLEHSDCAFMVDNEAIYDICRRNLDIERPTYTNLNRLISQIVSSITASLRFDGALNVDLTEFQTN, encoded by the exons ATG CGTGAGTGCATCTCCATCCACGTTGGCCAGGCTGGTGTCCAGATCGGCAATGCCTGCTGGGAGCTCTACTGCCTGGAACATGGCATCCAGCCTGATGGCCAGATGCCAAGTGACAAGACCATTGGGGGAGGAGATGACTCCTTCAACACCTTCTTCAGTGAGACAGGAGCTGGCAAGCACGTGCCCCGGGCAGTGTTCGTAGACCTGGAACCCACAGTCATCG ATGAAGTTCGCACTGGCACCTACCGCCAGCTCTTCCACCCTGAGCAGCTCATCACAGGCAAGGAGGACGCTGCCAATAACTATGCCCGTGGCCACTACACCATTGGCAAGGAGATCATTGACCTTGTCTTGGACAGGATTCGCAAGCTG GCCGACCAGTGCACGGGTCTCCAGGGCTTCTTGGTTTTCCACAGCTTTGGTGGGGGAACTGGCTCTGGCTTCACCTCCCTGCTGATGGAGCGGCTCTCCGTGGATTACGGAAAGAAGTCCAAGCTAGAATTCTCCATTTACCCAGCCCCCcaggtttccactgctgtggtCGAGCCCTACAATTCCATCCTCACCACCCATACCACCCTGGAGCACTCTGATTGTGCCTTCATGGTAGACAATGAGGCCATCTATGACATCTGTCGTAGAAACCTCGACATTGAGCGCCCAACCTACACCAACCTTAACCGCCTTATTAGCCAGATTGTGTCTTCCATCACTGCTTCCCTCAGATTTGATGGGGCCCTGAATGTTGATCTGACAGAATTCCAGACCAAC